The following coding sequences are from one Bacteroidales bacterium window:
- a CDS encoding DUF4294 domain-containing protein encodes MRKCIAYIIGIIGFFLLSTNVKADGSTNPYLDRYPIFSDPYLAIIETGDTVIMINIRPVFCMPEYKFKNKKDEKFYWKTVRDVKKTLPYAKMVRAALIETYEYVQTIPEEERAAHFKQMEKDIFNEYKPVLKEFTYSQAKMLILLIDRECNQNSHHILKAFLGGFRAGFWQTFGRMFGLNLKDDYEPNKKEKDRIIERVCILVESGML; translated from the coding sequence ATGAGAAAGTGTATTGCTTACATAATTGGTATTATTGGTTTTTTTCTTCTATCGACTAATGTAAAAGCCGATGGAAGCACTAACCCTTATCTCGACAGGTACCCTATATTTAGTGATCCTTATCTTGCTATTATTGAAACAGGCGACACGGTGATTATGATTAATATAAGACCTGTTTTTTGTATGCCTGAGTATAAGTTCAAGAACAAAAAGGATGAGAAGTTCTATTGGAAAACTGTTAGGGATGTGAAGAAGACTTTGCCATACGCTAAGATGGTCAGGGCTGCTCTTATTGAGACTTACGAGTATGTGCAGACTATTCCTGAGGAGGAACGTGCTGCTCACTTCAAACAGATGGAGAAAGATATTTTCAATGAATATAAACCTGTTCTTAAAGAGTTTACTTACTCTCAGGCTAAGATGCTTATATTGTTGATTGACAGAGAGTGTAATCAAAACTCACACCATATTTTAAAGGCTTTCTTGGGTGGTTTCAGGGCTGGATTCTGGCAAACTTTTGGTAGAATGTTTGGGCTGAACCTGAAAGATGACTACGAGCCTAATAAGAAAGAGAAAGACCGCATTATTGAACGCGTCTGCATTCTGGTTGAGAGCGGAATGCTTTAA
- the nagA gene encoding N-acetylglucosamine-6-phosphate deacetylase produces the protein MLKQIINAKILTPQGWLKDGSVIIRDNKILEVTNCDLAVIGAEVIDAKGMYVVPGGVEIHIHGGGGCDFMEGTEEAFRGAIQAHMKHGTTSIFPTLSSSTVPMIEAAAETCTKLMAEPNSPVLGLHLEGHYLNMAMAGGQLPENIKNPDPNEYIPLVEKWHCIKRWDAAPELPGAMQFGKYITSKGILASVAHTQAEYDDIHAARKNGYTHATHFYNAMPGFHKRREYKYEGTVESIYLHEDMTVEVVADGIHVPPTILRLIHHIKGVERACVITDALACAASDSTTAFDPRVIIEDGVCKLADRTALAGSVATMDRLIRTLVQKAEIPLEDAIRMASETPAKIMNVYDRKGSLQKDKDADIMILDDDLNIRAVWAMGNLVEGTYNL, from the coding sequence ATGCTTAAGCAAATTATTAATGCTAAAATTCTAACACCTCAAGGATGGTTAAAAGATGGTTCAGTTATCATACGTGATAACAAGATTCTTGAGGTAACAAACTGCGACCTTGCTGTAATAGGAGCAGAAGTAATAGACGCAAAAGGTATGTATGTAGTACCAGGTGGTGTAGAGATTCACATTCATGGAGGTGGCGGTTGCGACTTTATGGAAGGAACAGAAGAGGCATTCCGCGGAGCAATTCAGGCACACATGAAGCACGGAACAACAAGTATCTTCCCCACTTTGTCATCATCAACAGTACCAATGATTGAGGCAGCAGCCGAGACCTGTACCAAACTTATGGCAGAACCCAATAGCCCGGTGCTTGGACTTCACCTTGAGGGACACTATCTAAATATGGCAATGGCAGGCGGACAATTACCGGAGAATATCAAAAACCCTGATCCAAACGAGTACATACCACTTGTAGAAAAATGGCACTGTATAAAACGTTGGGACGCAGCACCTGAGTTACCAGGAGCAATGCAATTTGGTAAATATATCACATCAAAAGGCATACTTGCATCAGTAGCGCACACACAAGCAGAGTATGACGATATACATGCAGCACGCAAGAACGGATATACACACGCAACACACTTTTATAATGCAATGCCCGGATTTCACAAACGTCGTGAGTATAAATACGAGGGAACAGTAGAGAGTATATACCTTCACGAAGATATGACAGTAGAGGTTGTTGCCGATGGAATTCACGTACCCCCAACAATATTACGACTAATACACCATATCAAAGGAGTAGAGCGAGCATGTGTAATCACCGATGCCCTAGCATGTGCAGCAAGTGATAGTACAACAGCATTTGATCCACGCGTAATCATAGAAGATGGCGTATGTAAACTTGCCGACCGCACAGCACTTGCAGGATCAGTAGCAACAATGGACCGACTTATCCGCACATTAGTTCAGAAAGCAGAGATACCATTAGAAGATGCAATACGAATGGCATCAGAGACACCTGCTAAGATTATGAACGTATACGATCGTAAAGGCTCATTGCAAAAAGATAAAGATGCCGACATTATGATTCTCGATGATGATTTGAACATACGCGCAGTATGGGCAATGGGTAACCTTGTAGAGGGAACATATAATCTTTAA